From Endozoicomonas sp. 8E, the proteins below share one genomic window:
- a CDS encoding type II toxin-antitoxin system RelE/ParE family toxin has protein sequence MQTFLHKGLEDYFYDGTTKGVTPKHKNRIARLLDILDQVKKPHDMRIPDFNFHKLEPKTAGRYSFRVNGPWCITFEFEMQDAIRVDYEQCYCGKNYVQENQKQKADPSRTDCKNGCA, from the coding sequence ATACAGACATTCCTTCACAAAGGTTTGGAAGATTATTTTTACGATGGCACAACCAAAGGGGTAACCCCGAAACATAAGAATCGTATAGCCCGATTGCTAGATATTCTTGATCAGGTAAAGAAACCGCATGATATGAGGATTCCAGACTTCAACTTTCACAAGCTGGAGCCAAAAACAGCAGGTCGTTATTCGTTCCGCGTAAACGGGCCTTGGTGCATCACCTTTGAGTTTGAAATGCAGGATGCAATCAGAGTTGATTATGAGCAGTGCTACTGTGGAAAAAACTATGTCCAAGAGAATCAGAAGCAGAAAGCCGACCCATCCCGGACGGATTGTAAAAATGGATGTGCTTGA
- a CDS encoding HigA family addiction module antitoxin produces MSKRIRSRKPTHPGRIVKMDVLEPLNLSVTEAAKVLNVSRKHLSAFVNERIPCSKDMAKRLAIALGTSVDVWLGMQNALDIWEMENSNDESYLAAGKLATG; encoded by the coding sequence ATGTCCAAGAGAATCAGAAGCAGAAAGCCGACCCATCCCGGACGGATTGTAAAAATGGATGTGCTTGAGCCTTTGAATCTTTCGGTCACTGAAGCGGCAAAAGTTCTGAATGTTTCCAGAAAGCACTTATCTGCTTTCGTGAACGAACGAATACCGTGCAGTAAGGATATGGCCAAGCGGTTGGCTATTGCTTTGGGTACCTCTGTAGATGTATGGCTCGGAATGCAAAATGCTCTGGATATTTGGGAAATGGAAAACAGCAATGATGAGAGTTATCTGGCTGCAGGAAAACTGGCTACCGGCTGA
- a CDS encoding type II toxin-antitoxin system Phd/YefM family antitoxin: MSLSTSPRITTVSAFKKELASMDVSEPVVVTQNGEPLYVVQDPVQFEMQQEQMALLRLLSFAEKDVQAGRTESSSDLRAGLKGLIDEV; the protein is encoded by the coding sequence ATGAGCTTATCAACCTCACCTCGCATCACAACGGTGTCGGCCTTCAAGAAAGAGCTGGCTTCTATGGATGTATCAGAGCCTGTAGTTGTAACCCAAAATGGGGAACCTTTGTATGTAGTTCAAGATCCCGTCCAGTTTGAGATGCAGCAGGAACAAATGGCTCTACTACGATTGCTATCTTTTGCCGAAAAAGATGTTCAGGCAGGCCGAACCGAATCATCTTCCGACCTTCGGGCTGGATTGAAAGGGCTTATTGATGAAGTTTGA
- a CDS encoding LysR family transcriptional regulator, whose amino-acid sequence MITLEQINAFRSVVESGSYSAGGRAIGKDRTTVRELVLALEDILGQSLFVIQGKKALPTEFALYLYPRANHLAKQAKEFEQVALSAQDMKITEFRICYDVQIPMAFLTELDATIAETYPSLLVHWLHRNRHDALAFLEKGEAQIALMPTLSDLLPSQRVGVMNIGASKLGVYVHPTSPLALQKQVSLRDLARYPQWLSEDVILTDKRIMQVSPQRHMISNSDLAVRLIANRGWTILNVLDGSHYEQAGLVKRLQVDELVQAFHSGTSLFYSYALEGNSTMTNIISMVRVCSKKYLN is encoded by the coding sequence ATGATTACATTAGAGCAGATTAATGCATTTCGGTCTGTGGTGGAGAGTGGCAGCTACAGTGCTGGAGGGCGTGCTATTGGAAAGGATCGCACCACGGTCAGAGAACTGGTTCTGGCGCTGGAAGATATTTTAGGGCAATCGCTTTTTGTGATTCAGGGTAAAAAAGCACTTCCTACTGAGTTTGCTCTTTACCTGTATCCTCGTGCAAATCATCTGGCGAAGCAGGCGAAAGAATTTGAACAGGTGGCACTTTCTGCTCAGGACATGAAGATCACTGAGTTCAGAATTTGCTATGACGTACAAATTCCCATGGCGTTTTTGACTGAGCTTGATGCAACGATTGCTGAAACTTATCCGTCTTTGCTGGTACATTGGTTGCACCGCAATCGGCATGATGCATTAGCTTTTCTTGAAAAAGGTGAGGCGCAGATAGCTCTGATGCCCACTTTATCTGATTTACTGCCATCTCAGCGTGTTGGCGTAATGAACATTGGAGCATCAAAACTGGGCGTCTATGTTCACCCCACTTCTCCACTGGCCCTGCAGAAACAGGTATCGCTCAGGGATCTGGCTCGTTATCCGCAATGGTTAAGTGAAGATGTGATTCTGACTGACAAACGCATTATGCAGGTCTCACCTCAAAGGCACATGATCAGTAACAGCGATCTTGCAGTTCGCCTTATCGCCAATCGAGGCTGGACAATTTTGAATGTGCTGGATGGTAGCCATTATGAACAGGCAGGTTTGGTAAAGCGATTGCAGGTTGATGAGCTGGTGCAGGCTTTTCACAGTGGAACATCATTATTCTACAGCTATGCTCTGGAGGGCAATTCAACGATGACCAATATCATCAGTATGGTCCGTGTCTGTAGCAAGAAGTACCTTAATTAG
- a CDS encoding serine hydrolase gives MKKTLLAALGMMSCFTYAAMDNVPAAPEGQVTLMNWTKQPYNHWAFRNMGIHPSLMVPRSGAISVIPQALDARIPDLAFEYQGKSHTVRDAMINDSTDGFIVIHRGKTLAEEYFNGFSEHDHHLWASSTKSLVGQAMGILIKQGEVDTDAKVETYIPELKGKYIGKRTVREVLNMVTALDYSEDYENFTPGAVSTEYFRRLGFIPAFDLMATDPQENRTPRGILEYLPEFEQNSELEPGYRYEYQSPNVDVAGWIIARVSGQPLQTFIAENFWNKLGVEHDAFFMADVGYSAVATGGFNTTLRDFARVGLAMVNNGKYDGKQVFAEDWVKDTFTLTDKEREHTARSIYKDRSSAAYDEWLEGYKNFVWIHDSEKGIGTFRGIFGQHLYINREKDLVIATFSSAASASNSSRETNKTRFAAFEAIAAEL, from the coding sequence ATGAAAAAAACACTGCTGGCTGCTCTTGGCATGATGTCCTGTTTCACTTATGCAGCAATGGATAATGTTCCAGCAGCACCAGAAGGTCAGGTAACCCTGATGAACTGGACTAAACAACCCTACAATCACTGGGCTTTTCGCAATATGGGTATTCATCCAAGCCTTATGGTTCCCCGTAGCGGTGCGATATCGGTTATTCCGCAAGCACTGGATGCCCGCATTCCCGATCTGGCCTTTGAGTATCAGGGAAAGTCTCATACTGTGAGAGATGCCATGATCAATGATTCAACCGACGGTTTCATTGTGATTCATAGGGGTAAGACTCTGGCAGAAGAGTACTTCAACGGTTTCAGCGAACATGACCACCACTTATGGGCGTCCAGTACTAAGTCCCTGGTAGGCCAGGCAATGGGGATTCTGATTAAACAGGGTGAGGTGGACACTGATGCCAAAGTTGAAACCTATATCCCCGAACTGAAAGGTAAATACATTGGCAAACGCACTGTCAGAGAAGTTCTCAATATGGTTACTGCACTGGATTACAGCGAAGATTATGAGAATTTTACACCGGGTGCAGTGAGTACTGAATATTTCCGTCGTTTGGGTTTCATTCCAGCATTTGATCTGATGGCTACTGACCCTCAGGAGAATAGAACGCCTCGCGGTATTCTCGAATATCTGCCTGAGTTTGAACAAAACAGTGAACTGGAGCCAGGATATCGATATGAGTATCAGTCTCCTAACGTCGACGTAGCCGGCTGGATCATTGCACGGGTGAGCGGGCAGCCGTTACAGACCTTTATTGCTGAAAATTTCTGGAACAAGCTGGGAGTCGAGCACGATGCGTTTTTCATGGCCGACGTTGGTTATTCAGCTGTCGCAACCGGCGGGTTTAATACCACACTGCGTGATTTCGCACGAGTGGGTCTGGCAATGGTCAACAATGGCAAATACGACGGTAAACAGGTGTTTGCAGAGGATTGGGTCAAGGATACATTCACCCTGACCGATAAAGAGCGTGAACACACGGCCAGAAGTATCTACAAAGACAGGTCTTCTGCAGCGTATGACGAGTGGCTGGAAGGGTACAAAAACTTCGTGTGGATTCACGACAGTGAAAAAGGCATCGGCACCTTCCGCGGTATCTTTGGCCAGCACCTTTATATTAACCGGGAAAAGGACCTGGTCATCGCGACCTTCTCTTCAGCAGCCAGCGCTTCGAATTCTTCTCGCGAAACCAACAAAACACGTTTTGCGGCATTTGAAGCGATTGCTGCTGAATTGTAG
- a CDS encoding A24 family peptidase, with product MALIELLQSSPTYFYLTLTLVGLLVGSFLNVVILRLPVMMERQWKLECLESLHPDKVPTEMEPYNLIKPDSTCPSCGHKIRAWENIPVISYLFLKGRCSSCKTSISARYPIIEMITALLTVSIGIYFGATFQTVLLCFLVWSLVALTVIDLDTQLLPDSITLPLLWLGLLANSFELFIPLKDAVLGAAAGYLSLWSVYWLFKLLTGKEGMGYGDFKLLGALGAWIGWQMLPLIILLSSLVGTIVAVVLIILKKQERSNPIPFGPYLAAAGFIALLWGETLVQSYLQIMGL from the coding sequence ATGGCACTCATAGAATTACTGCAATCTTCGCCCACTTACTTCTACCTAACCCTGACTCTGGTCGGCCTTCTGGTCGGTAGCTTTCTCAATGTTGTTATTCTGCGACTGCCAGTGATGATGGAACGTCAGTGGAAGCTGGAGTGTCTGGAATCACTTCACCCGGACAAGGTTCCCACTGAGATGGAGCCTTATAACCTGATCAAGCCTGACTCCACCTGTCCGAGCTGTGGTCACAAGATCCGGGCCTGGGAAAATATTCCGGTGATCAGCTACCTGTTTTTGAAAGGTCGTTGTTCTTCCTGCAAAACCTCAATTTCTGCCCGCTATCCGATCATTGAGATGATCACTGCCCTGCTGACCGTTTCTATTGGTATCTACTTTGGCGCCACTTTCCAGACAGTTTTACTCTGCTTTTTAGTCTGGTCCCTGGTGGCATTGACCGTGATTGATCTGGACACCCAACTGCTGCCAGACAGCATTACCCTGCCCTTACTTTGGCTGGGCTTACTGGCCAACAGCTTTGAGTTATTTATTCCGTTGAAGGACGCGGTGCTGGGTGCTGCTGCCGGTTATCTTTCGCTCTGGTCTGTTTACTGGTTATTCAAACTGCTGACGGGCAAAGAAGGTATGGGCTACGGCGACTTTAAACTACTCGGTGCGCTCGGTGCCTGGATAGGTTGGCAAATGCTGCCACTGATTATTCTGCTGTCTTCACTGGTAGGAACGATTGTCGCAGTGGTGCTGATCATTCTGAAAAAGCAGGAACGGAGTAACCCTATCCCTTTTGGACCTTACCTGGCCGCTGCCGGTTTTATTGCCCTGCTTTGGGGGGAAACACTGGTTCAATCTTATCTGCAGATTATGGGGCTGTGA
- the coaE gene encoding dephospho-CoA kinase (Dephospho-CoA kinase (CoaE) performs the final step in coenzyme A biosynthesis.) — protein MSKLVIGVTGGIGSGKTAVTDYFSSLGITVVDADQASREVVEPGRPALQKIAERHGQDILTDEGTLDRRKLRDIIFNDDSERVWLERLLHPLIRDQIIQELAASESPYTIMVSPLLVETDQQLLTHRILVVDVPEDIQLARTMSRDGMSKEQTRAIMARQASRQQRLEKASDVVDNSGSMEQLFQQLDEVHQTYMALANA, from the coding sequence ATGAGTAAGTTGGTTATTGGCGTAACAGGCGGCATCGGCAGTGGTAAAACAGCCGTTACCGACTACTTTTCCAGTCTCGGTATTACCGTGGTGGACGCGGACCAGGCTTCAAGAGAAGTGGTGGAACCCGGTCGGCCAGCTCTGCAAAAAATTGCAGAACGACATGGTCAGGATATTCTTACTGATGAAGGCACTCTGGATCGAAGAAAACTCAGGGATATTATTTTCAATGACGACAGCGAACGTGTATGGCTGGAACGGCTGCTGCACCCTTTGATCCGTGACCAGATTATTCAGGAACTGGCAGCGTCCGAGTCTCCCTACACCATCATGGTTTCACCGCTTCTGGTGGAAACCGATCAACAGTTACTCACCCATCGCATTCTGGTTGTTGACGTCCCTGAAGACATTCAGTTGGCAAGAACCATGAGCCGCGATGGCATGAGCAAAGAACAAACCCGGGCCATTATGGCCAGGCAGGCTTCCCGGCAACAAAGACTGGAGAAAGCCAGCGACGTGGTTGATAACAGCGGCTCCATGGAGCAGCTGTTTCAGCAGCTGGATGAGGTTCACCAGACTTACATGGCTTTGGCAAACGCATAA
- a CDS encoding NAD+ synthase gives MSAKLNIVMAQLNLKVGDIDGNTQRVIESAEEARDQHQADLVVFPELTLCGYPPEDLLLRPSMVLRIEQAVSKLSVIKGIDLVIGLPAMGAHGLENQAVVLRDGQVVARYAKQHLPNYQVFDEKRYFMPGQKPCVFECKGVILALTVCEDLWYPSSAQQASDAGAELILSLNASPFHKDKQSIRYQTIRSRCLETGLPVLYVNLLGGQDELVFDGGSFAMNGNGQIAARADYFAEGLYKTRFDTLDKAFDQEDVAELPGFHERVYKALVTGVRDYVNKNGFKGVVLGLSGGIDSALTLAIATDALGAERVQAVMMPFRYTSNMSLEDAREEADILGVDYSVMPIEPMFDAFMETLSAQFENTQKDTTEENLQSRCRGVMLMAISNKKGYMVLTTGNKSEMAVGYATLYGDMCGGYNALKDVPKTLVFELSEYRNSLGYVIPQRVIDRPPSAELAPDQVDEDSLPSYDELDRIIEMYVEEDKSAEAIIESGFDRDTVYRVLRLIDVNEFKRRQAVVGVRITPRGFGRDRRYPITNGWRPGI, from the coding sequence ATGTCAGCAAAGCTCAACATCGTCATGGCTCAGCTTAACCTCAAGGTGGGCGACATCGACGGCAACACCCAACGGGTGATCGAATCGGCTGAAGAAGCCCGTGATCAGCATCAGGCCGATCTGGTGGTTTTTCCTGAATTGACACTTTGTGGGTATCCTCCTGAGGATCTCTTACTCAGGCCCAGTATGGTGTTGAGAATTGAGCAGGCCGTCAGCAAGCTCAGTGTGATTAAAGGCATTGACCTGGTGATTGGACTGCCCGCCATGGGGGCACATGGTCTGGAAAATCAGGCCGTGGTGTTGAGAGACGGTCAGGTGGTGGCCCGATACGCCAAACAACATCTGCCGAATTATCAGGTTTTCGATGAAAAACGCTATTTCATGCCGGGACAGAAGCCCTGCGTCTTTGAGTGTAAAGGGGTAATACTGGCTCTGACTGTCTGTGAAGATCTCTGGTATCCCTCTTCAGCCCAGCAGGCTTCGGATGCCGGGGCCGAGCTGATTTTGAGTCTCAATGCGTCTCCCTTTCATAAAGATAAGCAATCTATTCGTTACCAAACTATCCGCAGCCGTTGTCTGGAAACCGGCCTTCCTGTGCTTTATGTCAACCTTCTGGGTGGTCAGGATGAACTGGTGTTTGACGGAGGCTCTTTTGCCATGAACGGCAATGGGCAGATCGCTGCCAGGGCCGATTACTTTGCTGAAGGTCTCTACAAAACCCGTTTCGACACACTAGACAAGGCGTTTGATCAGGAAGACGTTGCAGAACTGCCCGGCTTTCATGAACGGGTCTATAAAGCTCTGGTGACAGGTGTTCGTGATTATGTGAATAAAAATGGCTTCAAAGGCGTTGTTTTAGGTTTATCCGGTGGTATTGATTCCGCTTTGACACTGGCCATTGCCACTGACGCTTTGGGCGCTGAGCGCGTGCAGGCGGTTATGATGCCATTCCGTTATACCTCAAACATGAGTCTGGAAGATGCCCGGGAAGAAGCCGATATTCTGGGTGTCGATTACTCCGTCATGCCCATTGAACCGATGTTTGATGCGTTTATGGAAACGCTGAGTGCCCAGTTTGAGAATACCCAAAAGGACACCACAGAAGAAAACCTTCAGTCCCGTTGCCGGGGCGTTATGCTGATGGCTATTTCCAACAAAAAAGGTTATATGGTCCTCACTACCGGTAACAAGAGTGAAATGGCGGTAGGTTATGCCACGCTCTATGGTGACATGTGCGGTGGTTACAATGCCCTGAAAGACGTGCCAAAAACCCTTGTTTTTGAATTGTCCGAGTACCGTAACTCGCTAGGCTATGTGATTCCGCAACGGGTGATCGATCGTCCGCCTTCTGCCGAACTGGCACCGGATCAGGTGGACGAAGACAGCCTGCCTTCCTACGATGAACTGGATCGAATCATCGAGATGTATGTGGAAGAAGATAAAAGCGCGGAAGCCATTATCGAATCCGGTTTTGACCGGGATACTGTCTATCGGGTGCTGCGCCTGATCGATGTTAATGAGTTCAAACGTCGGCAGGCGGTGGTCGGGGTTCGCATTACTCCCCGTGGTTTTGGGCGAGACCGCCGATACCCGATTACCAACGGTTGGCGTCCGGGCATTTGA
- a CDS encoding EAL domain-containing protein, whose protein sequence is MLNQVNAMEQENRDTVRLLIVDASSEEAEALLNVYRDAGYPTRAHHLNSMESLEEALSGHQKWDLMIISSAELPEGLTVSSVLDRVDQQGRDIPAIVLSEEQEEEQLEWLKLGVRSVITQDNDELLLLTSDREIADLNTRRHYRRMSVALNESEKQRRNLLDDRVDAIIYISEGQIKYSNPAFNELVRVDGNASLVGKPFTDLVAGKDRRDVGDFLNSIEDSGRALAAIQCPLLADQDNEVPVRVIVSPTSYEGRYTLSLLVRTQESEGTSEIGQKDVEVARPDSETHLYDKEAFKEQMDVAMQRVVAGKDKFALLCITLDSLRALHAKGGKRVSQPYYKEVSSRIGLELIEHQAASWGGDCIMALVKASDEKAVRELADQVVKSVTKETVTLGSHELPVKLSLGSIILTDSSSDLNTQLVRARHAATQAQKEGGRKLCFYQKRKVNPVSSVEKHLAGMVSQALKNDNFKLKYQPVVSLKGSSEKHFEVQLRMVDARGREHDSVSFRKKLDKNALWSKVDRWQVIEAGKALLNRTRTKDKIRLFMHLGGNAILEKEFLPWMGVALKAAGIPASSVVVEISEQNIVRFNKQAPDFFKAVKELGCSTGVSEFGCSLKPMETIASMTVDYVKVDPSFTKDLTSENRGEELKKMVQALSRKGQKVIVPQVQSAIEMAPLWHTGVDFIQGDFLQEPAEHMDFDFEGDF, encoded by the coding sequence TTGTTGAATCAGGTCAATGCCATGGAGCAGGAAAACAGGGATACTGTCCGGCTGTTGATAGTGGATGCCTCTTCTGAAGAAGCCGAGGCACTGCTTAATGTCTATCGGGATGCCGGCTACCCGACCCGTGCTCATCATCTCAACTCTATGGAAAGTCTGGAAGAAGCCCTGTCCGGTCATCAGAAATGGGATTTGATGATTATCTCATCAGCCGAGTTGCCAGAAGGATTAACAGTCAGTTCAGTGCTTGATCGAGTTGACCAGCAGGGCAGGGATATTCCTGCCATTGTGTTGTCAGAAGAACAGGAAGAAGAACAGCTGGAATGGCTCAAGCTGGGAGTAAGAAGTGTCATTACCCAGGACAATGATGAACTGCTTCTGCTCACTTCTGATCGGGAAATTGCCGACCTTAATACCCGCCGTCACTATCGACGCATGAGTGTTGCCCTGAATGAATCAGAGAAGCAGAGGCGTAACCTGTTGGACGATCGGGTAGATGCCATCATCTACATCAGTGAAGGTCAGATTAAATACTCAAACCCGGCTTTTAATGAGCTGGTAAGGGTTGATGGCAACGCCAGTCTTGTCGGTAAACCCTTCACTGATCTGGTTGCAGGAAAAGATCGCAGGGATGTGGGTGACTTCCTGAACAGTATTGAAGACAGTGGTCGGGCACTGGCAGCCATTCAATGTCCACTGCTGGCTGATCAGGATAACGAAGTGCCTGTCAGGGTCATAGTCAGTCCTACTTCCTATGAAGGGCGTTATACACTGAGCCTTCTGGTGAGAACCCAGGAATCCGAAGGAACTTCGGAAATTGGGCAGAAAGACGTTGAAGTCGCCCGTCCCGACAGTGAAACCCATCTTTATGATAAAGAAGCTTTCAAGGAGCAGATGGATGTTGCCATGCAGAGAGTGGTTGCAGGTAAAGACAAATTTGCCTTGCTCTGCATTACGCTCGATTCACTGCGGGCACTTCATGCCAAAGGAGGCAAAAGAGTCAGTCAGCCTTACTACAAGGAAGTTAGTTCACGTATCGGGTTGGAGTTGATAGAACACCAGGCTGCCAGTTGGGGCGGCGACTGTATTATGGCTCTGGTTAAGGCCAGTGATGAAAAGGCAGTGCGGGAGTTGGCCGATCAGGTTGTTAAGAGTGTTACAAAAGAGACCGTGACACTGGGAAGCCACGAGCTTCCCGTCAAACTGAGTCTGGGGAGTATCATACTGACCGATTCCAGCAGCGACCTTAACACCCAGCTGGTCAGAGCCCGCCATGCTGCCACGCAGGCCCAAAAAGAAGGGGGCAGAAAGCTTTGTTTCTACCAGAAACGTAAGGTTAATCCGGTCAGTTCTGTGGAGAAGCATCTGGCCGGCATGGTCAGTCAGGCGTTGAAAAATGACAATTTCAAATTGAAGTACCAGCCTGTGGTCAGTCTGAAAGGTTCTTCTGAAAAGCACTTTGAAGTTCAGCTGCGTATGGTGGATGCCAGAGGTCGTGAACATGACTCAGTGTCATTCCGAAAAAAACTCGATAAAAATGCGCTCTGGAGCAAAGTCGATCGTTGGCAGGTTATAGAAGCAGGAAAAGCGCTTCTGAACAGAACCCGCACAAAGGATAAAATCCGACTCTTCATGCACCTCGGCGGTAACGCCATCCTTGAGAAGGAGTTTCTGCCCTGGATGGGTGTTGCACTCAAGGCAGCAGGTATTCCTGCGTCATCCGTGGTTGTGGAAATCAGTGAGCAGAATATTGTCCGCTTCAATAAACAGGCACCGGACTTTTTCAAGGCGGTCAAGGAGCTGGGTTGCAGCACCGGAGTGAGTGAGTTTGGTTGTAGTTTGAAGCCTATGGAAACTATTGCCTCAATGACCGTGGACTATGTCAAGGTTGATCCGTCTTTCACCAAAGATCTGACCAGTGAAAATCGGGGCGAAGAACTCAAGAAAATGGTTCAGGCGCTGTCGCGAAAGGGTCAGAAAGTGATTGTTCCCCAGGTTCAGAGTGCTATTGAGATGGCACCACTGTGGCATACCGGAGTTGATTTCATTCAGGGCGACTTTCTTCAGGAGCCTGCAGAACATATGGACTTTGATTTTGAGGGCGATTTCTAG
- a CDS encoding GspH/FimT family pseudopilin, translated as MGQSNSLKARAINSPEPGEQGFSLIELMITLLIAAIIVAMGLPQLREMSNSIRFSNIQQNLLSNLLYTRSEAVKTGNDTIACASTDGSTCAADPTLWSQGWIIFTDENSNGLFDSGVDTLRRSQTTDSIASITWSNRAPIVFEGDGTVNNTSSGSFLICDSLTSSKVARGITINLSGRVRSTDSVVCP; from the coding sequence ATGGGTCAGTCAAACAGCCTTAAAGCCAGAGCAATAAACAGCCCTGAGCCTGGAGAACAAGGATTTTCATTAATCGAACTGATGATCACTCTGTTGATCGCTGCGATTATTGTTGCCATGGGACTGCCACAACTGAGAGAAATGTCCAACTCCATTCGTTTCTCAAATATTCAGCAAAACCTGCTGTCAAACCTGCTTTACACCCGCAGTGAAGCTGTTAAAACCGGCAACGATACCATCGCCTGTGCATCCACTGACGGGTCCACCTGCGCAGCAGACCCAACCCTCTGGAGTCAAGGCTGGATCATTTTCACCGATGAAAACAGTAACGGCCTATTTGATTCAGGAGTCGATACCTTGAGACGTTCCCAGACAACAGATTCCATCGCCTCAATCACTTGGAGTAACAGGGCTCCGATCGTGTTTGAGGGAGATGGCACTGTCAATAACACCAGTTCAGGCAGCTTTCTTATTTGCGACAGCCTGACTTCATCGAAGGTCGCCAGGGGGATCACCATTAACCTGTCTGGTCGGGTGCGCTCAACTGACTCGGTGGTCTGTCCATGA
- the pilV gene encoding type IV pilus modification protein PilV has translation MSSNRSQAGMTLVEVLITVVILASGLLGMAALQTRSVSYNNIAYFNSLSNILAYDMLDRIKANPVYALNGPGYSASVGNVPAAYPHDCDTADCTPAELARYDIAQWKFILDTQLPDSDGSIVKTDTPEGRNYTITVFFDDSKGQQPRRQVILRSAL, from the coding sequence ATGAGTTCAAATCGCTCTCAGGCAGGGATGACGCTGGTAGAAGTTCTGATCACAGTGGTCATTCTGGCTTCCGGCCTCCTGGGAATGGCCGCTTTACAAACCCGAAGCGTCAGTTACAACAATATTGCCTACTTCAACTCCCTGTCCAACATCCTTGCCTACGATATGCTCGACAGGATCAAAGCCAACCCGGTCTATGCCCTGAATGGGCCCGGTTATTCCGCCAGTGTCGGTAATGTGCCCGCGGCCTATCCCCATGATTGTGACACAGCAGATTGCACACCCGCAGAGCTGGCCCGCTATGATATAGCACAATGGAAGTTTATCCTGGACACCCAGCTTCCCGATTCAGACGGCTCGATTGTCAAAACCGATACCCCAGAGGGTCGGAACTACACCATCACGGTTTTCTTTGATGACAGCAAAGGTCAGCAACCCCGGCGTCAAGTGATTCTCAGGAGCGCACTATAA
- a CDS encoding PilW family protein, protein MNSSKQKGLSLIELMISMLLGIFIIASVTQVFLSSNNSNRLNFQLGLMQEAARIAVSAMSNDVRVAGYTGCNTKVSIGNALLQNSATHEWLTAEQPIQGMNLSDTQSKMDAQATSESLLVFKVNPDTVFSITNHDTSTSTLTLDRNIGSTLPTGGAAAITRQDCSQVALIALSSISGSNLTHTTSGAGDFRNCVAQLKGSFRCYDGSTPSGALSFNPGYLKPLGSVGYFVKPDNGLPTLFRKEAGNPTAIAIVDGIEDIRIHYGLDTDNDGVTNRYIRAGDRSFRHADWLQTTAIRIHLLTRSETEILPVPAPLPAPPRTYLFDGQQVAQSDRFLRKEYVMTMALRNRG, encoded by the coding sequence ATGAACAGTTCCAAGCAGAAAGGACTCAGCCTGATTGAACTGATGATTTCCATGTTATTGGGCATTTTCATCATTGCCTCAGTCACCCAAGTCTTTCTGAGCAGCAACAATTCCAATCGCTTGAACTTTCAGTTGGGGCTAATGCAGGAAGCTGCCCGAATTGCTGTAAGCGCCATGTCTAATGACGTCCGTGTCGCTGGCTATACAGGCTGTAATACCAAGGTTTCGATCGGTAATGCCCTGCTTCAGAACAGTGCTACCCATGAATGGCTTACTGCTGAACAACCGATACAGGGGATGAATCTCTCTGACACCCAGTCAAAGATGGACGCTCAGGCCACTTCAGAAAGCCTGTTGGTCTTCAAGGTCAATCCCGACACTGTTTTTTCTATAACCAACCATGACACATCCACATCCACCCTGACACTGGATCGCAACATAGGTTCGACCCTGCCGACCGGCGGTGCTGCGGCGATAACCCGTCAGGACTGCTCTCAGGTAGCCCTGATAGCCCTGAGTTCCATCAGCGGCAGTAACTTAACCCATACCACCAGCGGTGCTGGCGATTTCAGAAATTGTGTCGCTCAACTCAAGGGCAGCTTTCGTTGTTATGACGGCTCGACACCTTCCGGTGCTCTGTCATTCAACCCGGGTTATCTGAAGCCTCTGGGCTCTGTAGGTTATTTTGTAAAACCGGATAACGGCCTGCCTACTCTCTTTCGAAAAGAAGCAGGCAACCCCACGGCAATAGCCATAGTGGACGGCATCGAGGATATTCGCATTCACTACGGCCTGGATACGGATAACGACGGGGTTACTAATCGTTATATCAGAGCCGGTGATCGTAGTTTTCGCCACGCAGACTGGCTGCAGACCACCGCCATCCGTATTCACCTGCTGACGCGCAGTGAAACCGAAATTCTCCCTGTTCCAGCTCCTCTGCCAGCTCCCCCAAGAACCTATCTTTTCGATGGTCAACAGGTCGCTCAGTCGGATCGCTTCTTGCGCAAGGAATATGTTATGACCATGGCCCTGAGAAACAGAGGATAA